A genomic window from Lycium barbarum isolate Lr01 chromosome 4, ASM1917538v2, whole genome shotgun sequence includes:
- the LOC132635549 gene encoding polyphenol oxidase E, chloroplastic-like: MAFSSTIPLCTTTTPSSSSSFFAKPSQLFLHGRNKQSFKVSCNANNTGEHDKNLDGVDRRNVLLGLGGLYGAANLAPLTATASPIPPPALNSCSTAQINFPQGPPVPYSCCPPMPEDMDSVKYYKFPSMTKLRIRQPAHLVDEEYIAKYQLAISRMRELDKSDPSNPIGFKQQANIHCAYCNGAYMIGGKKLQVHFNWLFFPFHRWYLYFYERILGHLIKDPTFALPYWNWDHPKGMRLPPMFDVPGSSLYDERRNPHVRNGTIIDLGFVGETKTTQLQTMTNNLTLMYRQMITNAPCPLLFFGKPYRLGSDIPKTTGAGTIENIPHNPVHIWTGTVPGSDLGNGVLSYGEDMGNFYSSGLDPVFYCLHGNVDRMWNEWKAIGGKRRDLADKDWLNSEFLFYDENGCPWRVKVRDCLDSKKMGYDYAPMPTPWRNFKPKKTTSGKVPTGSLPPASKVFPLAKMDRAISFSINRPASSRTPQEKNEQEEMLTFNQVKHDKLEYIRFDVFLNTDKTVNADELDKAEFGGSYTSLPHVHADHNSCAEDFPNFQLAITELLEEIGLEDEETIAVTIVPKKGGEFISIEGVEIKLEDC; this comes from the coding sequence ATGGCTTTTTCTTCTACTATACCTCTGTGCACCACCACTACTCCCTCTTCTTCTTCATCCTTCTTCGCAAAACCCTCTCAGCTTTTCCTCCACGGAAGGAATAAGCAAAGTTTCAAGGTTTCATGCAATGCCAACAACACTGGCGAGCATGACAAAAACCTTGATGGTGTTGATAGGAGAAATGTGCTTCTTGGTTTAGGAGGGCTCTATGGTGCTGCTAATCTTGCACCATTAACCGCCACTGCTTCTCCTATACCACCCCCTGCCCTCAATTCTTGTAGTACAGCCCAGATAAATTTTCCTCAAGGTCCACCTGTACCTTACAGTTGTTGCCCCCCTATGCCAGAAGACATGGACAGCGTTAAATATTACAAGTTCCCTTCTATGACCAAACTTCGTATCCGTCAGCCTGCTCATTTGGTTGATGAGGAGTACATAGCCAAGTACCAGTTAGCCATTAGTCGAATGAGGGAACTTGACAAATCAGATCCATCTAATCCTATTGGCTTCAAGCAACAAGCCAATATCCATTGTGCTTATTGCAACGGTGCTTACATGATTGGTGGCAAAAAGTTACAAGTTCACTTCAATTGGCTGTTCTTCCCATTCCATAGATGGTACTTGTACTTCTACGAGAGAATCTTGGGACATCTCATTAAGGATCCAACTTTCGCTTTACCATATTGGAATTGGGACCATCCAAAGGGCATGCGTTTGCCTCCCATGTTCGATGTTCCAGGCTCTTCCCTTTACGACGAAAGGCGTAACCCACACGTCCGTAACGGAACCATAATCGATCTTGGTTTTGTCGGCGAAACCAAAACAACTCAACTCCAGACGATGACGAATAACCTAACTCTGATGTATCGTCAAATGATAACTAACGCTCCATGCCCGCTGCTCTTCTTTGGTAAGCCTTACCGTCTGGGAAGTGATATTCCAAAGACGACAGGGGCGGGAACCATTGAAAACATCCCTCACAATCCGGTCCACATTTGGACTGGTACAGTGCCAGGTTCAGATTTGGGTAATGGTGTCTTGTCATACGGCGAGGATATGGGTAATTTCTACTCATCTGGTTTGGACCCGGTTTTCTATTGCCTCCACGGCAATGTGGACCGGATGTGGAATGAATGGAAAGCAATTGGAGGGAAACGAAGGGATTTGGCAGACAAAGATTGGTTGAACTCGGAGTTCCTTTTCTACGATGAAAACGGCTGCCCATGGCGTGTGAAAGTGCGAGACTGTTTGGACTCCAAGAAGATGGGATACGATTACGCACCAATGCCCACCCCATGGCGTAACTTTAAACCAAAAAAGACCACATCAGGGAAAGTGCCTACAGGTTCACTTCCACCAGCCAGCAAGGTATTCCCACTCGCGAAAATGGACAGAGCCATTTCCTTTTCCATCAATAGGCCAGCTTCATCGAGGACTCCACAGGAGAAAAATGAACAAGAGGAGATGCTAACATTCAATCAGGTCAAGCATGATAAGTTGGAGTATATAAGGTTTGATGTGTTCCTCAACACAGACAAGACGGTGAATGCGGATGAGCTTGACAAGGCAGAGTTTGGAGGAAGCTACACCAGCTTGCCACACGTTCATGCAGATCATAATTCCTGTGCTGaggattttcctaatttccagcTGGCCATCACTGAACTGTTGGAGGAGATTGGATTGGAAGATGAAGAAACTATTGCGGTAACTATAGTTCCAAAGAAAGGTGGGGAATTTATCTCCATTGAAGGTGTGGAGATCAAGCTTGAGGATTGTTAA